The nucleotide window GGAAAAATCCAGGATGAGTCGATGTTCTACGAAATGAAGAAGCATTCAGGAGAGCTGCCGATCATCGGTGTGAACACCTACCTGAATCCAAACCCGCCATCCGAGGAAGAAATTGACAAGATGGAGCTTGCCCGAGCAACGAAAGAAGAAAAAGAAACTCAGATTCTTAACCTTGAATCCTTCAAAGGCAAAAACAAGGATCAATCCGAAGAAGCGCTTGATCGCTTAAAGGAGACAGCAGTCAGCGGAGGCAATATTTTTGCAGAGCTGATGGAAACTGTAAAATATGCAAGCCTTGGTCAAATTACCAGGGCGCTCTACGAAGTTGGCGGCCAGTTCCGCAGGAATATGTAGGATATCAATTTTTTCATAATTGAAGTAGGTATAGTTTAAAATCAAAAGCGCTGGTGTATAAAGATAGGACGTGGCATTAGAGCTTTTGCAATCGATCTGGATTTGGCAAGGTGGCTTGTAGGAAAACTATAAGCCATCTTGCATTTTGTTATGCTCTTTTCGTAAACTAGCATTAACACATGAATAGCTCCAGCAGCTTCTATAAAAAAGAGCACGAATATAAGATGAGATTTGGTGAGAAAAGCAACTTTTAAAGAATTTTTCATATCTTTTACCAAATAATCTTATATAATCTAGATATCAGCTAATACATACGACCTACTTCAGGATGTGAATTTTGTGAGATCGGTGTTATTAACGGCAGGGGCTGTTATGGCAGCTGCAGCCATGTATTATCTTTACCAGCGACAGCTTGGAGCGATATCTTTTTTCATTCTTTCGATTGTTTTCTTTTTCCTGGCTTTCGTCCAACTTAAAAAGAGAAAAAGGACTGGCAGCAGGAAAGCGGATAACGAAACCGAAAAAAGGCGAGAAAAGGACAGATAAAACTGGCATAAAGGTTTAGAATTTGTTTATAATGTAGAATATGCATTCTGGGATAATTTCCTTGTTTTCGGACGCAGGGCCGGGTAAGGCCTGGAATAGAGAAAGGAAGTGCGAAAATTGAGTTTAAATCAATACTCAAAAGAAGAGCTTCAAGAAATGTCAATGATTGAAGTTGCCTTTGAAATTTTAAAAGAGAAAAAGCAGGCTGTAACATTTCAAGACCTTATGGCGGAGATCAAGAAGGTCATGAAATTGGACGAGGCCGAAGTAACTGAAAAAATGGTTCAGTTCTATACAGATATAAACATAGATGGACGTTTCATGTCCCAGGGGGAAGGCCGCTGGGGACTGCGCGTTTGGTATCCAGTTGACCAAATCGAAGAAGACAATGTCACGACAGTGAAGCCAAAGAAGAAGAAAGCGAAGAAAGCTGTCGATGAGGATGACCTTGACCTTGACGAATTCGATGAAATCGATGAGGAAGATTTGGACTTCGATGATGACATCGAGGAGTTTGATGAAGATGACGATGATGATCTCGATGATGACGATGATGATGAAGACTTCGATGAGGATCTTGAAGACACTGATGATTTCGACGACGATGATGAGTTGTTAGAAGACGAAGAAGGTCCACTCGAAGAAGAAGATGAGGAAGAGGACGAAGAACTGTAATTAACAGCTTGACTTTTATTTTGACCGGCTGTAGAATACTTTTTGGGCTCCTTAAAAAAGGACGATTATGTAAAACAGTTACTAAACGCTCCCCATACTCTGTATGCGGGGCGTTTTTTTTATTTTGTGCAGATTGTTGAAAACCCCCGGTTATATTGGCTTGCGGGCCAAATGAAAAGGTTAAAAATTTTATTAATAAATCAATTAAACAGGTACATATTGTACAAACTGTTTGATGAGGGGGATTACACAAATGGCAAAGTATATTTTTGTAACAGGCGGCGTAGTTTCGTCTTTAGGTAAAGGGATCACAGCAGCATCTCTTGGAAGATTGCTGAAGAACAGGGGCATGAATGTTACGATCCAGAAATTCGATCCATACATCAACGTGGACCCTGGGACAATGAGCCCTTACCAGCACGGTGAAGTATTCGTTACAGATGATGGTGCTGAAACGGATCTGGACCTTGACCACTACGAGCGTTTCATCGATATTAACTTGAACAAATACTCAAACGTGACGACAGGAAAAATCTACTCGACTGTCCTGAAAAAAGAACGCCGCGGTGACTACCTGGGCGGAACTGTACAGGTTATTCCGCATATTACGAATGAAATCAAAGACCGAGTTTTCCGTGCCGGCAAAGAAACAGGAGCTGACGTTGTCATCACAGAAATCGGCGGAACAGTAGGGGACATCGAATCCCTGCCATTCCTCGAAGCAATCCGCCAGATCAAGAATGATGTTGGCCGCGACAATGTGATGTACGTCCACTGTACATTGGTTCCTTATATAAAGGCAGCTGGTGAAATGAAGACGAAGCCAACTCAGCACAGCGTAAAAGAACTTCGCAGCCTCGGTATCCAGCCAAACATCATTGTTCTTCGTACAGAAATGCCGATTTCGCAGGACATGAAAGACAAGATTGCTCTTTTCTGTGACATCGATAAGGAAGCAGTAATCGAAGCGGCAGATGCGGATACATTATATTCAATCCCTCTTGCCTTGCAGGACCAGAAGATGGATCAGCTTGTATGCGATCACTTCAAGCTGGATTGCGGCGAAGCGGACATGACAGAATGGAATGCACTAGTTGAAAAAGTTACGCATCTTTCAGGTAAAACAAGAATTGCTCTTGTTGGTAAATATGTTGAACTTCAAGACGCTTATATTTCAGTAGTTGAATCATTGAAGCACGCTGGTTACGCATTTGACAGTGATATTGAAATCAAGTGGGTCAACTCTGAGGAAGTTACAGAAGAAAATGTTGTTGAATTGCTGAATGACGTAGACGGAATCCTCGTTCCAGGCGGATTCGGGGACCGTGGTATTGAAGGGAAAATCCTTGCGACCAAATATGCTCGCGAGAACAAAGTGCCGTTCTTCGGTATTTGCCTCGGCATGCAGCTCGCATCTGTTGAATTCGCACGTCACGTACTTGGCTTGAAGGATGCACACTCAGCAGAAATTATGCCAAGCACGCCGTACCCAATCATCGACCTTCTGCCAGAACAGAAGGATATCGAAGATTTAGGCGGAACACTTCGTCTTGGATTATATCCTTGTAAGCTTGGTGAAGATACAAAAGCTTTCGCAGCATACAATGACGATTTGATCTATGAACGCCACCGCCACCGCTATGAATTCAACAATGAATACCGCCAGGCGATGGAAAAAGAAGGATTCATTTTCTCTGGGACAAGCCCGGATGGCCGTTTAGTTGAAATCATCGAACTGAAGGACCACCCATGGTTCCTTGCATCCCAGTTCCATCCAGAATTCACATCAAGACCAACACGCCCGCAGCCATTGTTCAGAGACTTTATTGAAGCATCCATCAAGTCAAATAAGTAACAAGCGGAGAAATAGCAAAAAGCCGGTGGGAAATCACCGGCTTTTTTGCATTTATGGATCAACTGGCCGTATTTTTCCGCTTTATGCCAGTTAACGTCAATATAATACCAGTTGGATCGGTTTTAATACCAGTTAGCGTCAACATAATGCCAGTTTAATTCGTGTTAATACCAGTTGTGCCAAGCCCCCGCTATTAGTACTCCTCTAAAATTTCCTGTATTGTGAATTTCAATCCAAAGTAAATATATAATGCGACGATGGATGTAGGGTAGCCGACTCTGTTGCCCAGTTCATCAGGCAGGAGTCCTTTTTTTACTTTTAAATCGATGTGCACATCAGCCATAGTGTCCAGGCCGGTGTTTTCATTTTCACCGCGGACAGTGGAGATGACCACGAAAGGAATCCCTTTTTCCAGCAAATTGCGTGCTGCTTTGACAGCCTCTTCGTCGTCGGCATATCGGCTAACAAGCAATACTCGATCGGCAGCCTCGAGCTCGACGTTCTCTGTTAAAATTGCCGCAGATTGCAACGGTTCCTCTCCATAAATCGCTTCAAGGGCTACAGCCTGCATCTCCTTCGTACCTAAAATATATACAGTTCCTTCACCAGCTGCAGCCTGTGCAAGCAGGCGAGCTCCGTCCTCAATCGAAAATTCTTCTTTCTCCTGAAGCCTGTTGAACAAACCTGTCAGCTGTGTCGAAAACATTTTTAACATAACAGCACCTCCGTTTTTGCCAATACTGATTATAAAGTACTACAATGGAAATGAAAAAGCATCTGTCGAAAAATAAGTTTGAAAATATGGGAGGAATTTCAAGCTTTTTAACGAATTGTGTAAATGGGGATAAGACGAACGATTTTCCTGGACAAACACATTTATCAATATACTACATTTATTAGGGGGAAGAGGCGGCATGAAAGAAAAAATACTAATTGTAGACGACCAGTTTGGCATCAGAATTCTACTTAATGAAGTGCTGCAAAAAGAAGGTTATCAAACGTATCAAGCTGCAAATGGCGTCCAGGCCCTGGATCTCGTTAAAAAGCATCCACCAGATCTAGTACTTCTAGACATGAAGATCCCTGGTATGGATGGAATTGAAATTTTAAAAAGAATGAAGGTAATCGATCCTGATATCCGCGTCATCATCATGACCGCTTACGGCGAGCTTGATATGATCCAGGAAGCTATGGACCTCGGTGCACTGACCCATTTTGCAAAACCATTCGATATTGATGACATCCGTGCGGCAGTTAAAAAATATTCGCAAACCGTTTCTTAATTTAAAAAACAGATTACATAGAAATGTCCTCTCGAATTTTCGGAGGGCATTTCCTTTTAAAAAGCAAGGATAAAACAAGTTTACAGACTAGTAAAATTATTGGTAACGTTTGCTTTATAGCATTTTTATGACACTTGCAAAAACATGGCTTGAACAATGGTAATTCTGATTTTCTTTTGGTATGATACTTATGAATTCCACAGGATCATTCGTTTTGATGAATGCCTTCTCGGGTACATAATCAAAAGCAGAGAAGGAAAACCTTTAAAATGGTAGCATTGTCAAAATGAAAATTGATCATATCGAAGGAGGAAAAAAATATGCCTTTAGTTTCAATGACGGAAATGCTGAAAAAAGCGAATGCGGAAGGCTACGCTGTTGGGCAATTTAACTTAAATAACCTTGAATTTACTCAAGCGATCCTTCAAGCTGCAGAAGCTGAGAAATCACCAGTTATCCTTGGTGTTTCCGAAGGTGCTGCACGTTACATGGGCGGCTTCAAAACAGTAGTGAAAATGGTAGAAGGATTGATGGAGGACTACAAAACAACAGTTCCTGTCGCAATCCACTTAGACCATGGTTCAAGCTTCGATAAGTGTAAAGAAGCAATCGATGCAGGTTTCACATCTGTCATGATCGATGCTTCACACGGTCCTTTCGAAGAGAACGTAGAAATCACTTCAAAAGTGGTAGAATACGCTCATTCAAAAGGTGTTTCTGTTGAAGCAGAATTAGGAGTAGTTGGCGGCCAGGAAGATGATGTCGTTGCTGATGGCGTTATCTATGCTGACCCTAAAGAGTGTGAAGAACTAGTTCAACGCACTGGAATCGACTGCCTTGCTCCAGCTCTTGGATCTGTTCACGGCCCTTACAAAGGCGAACCGAACCTTGGCTTCAAAGAAATGGAAGAAATCAACAAGACTGCAGGCGTACCATTAGTATTGCACGGCGGAACTGGAATCCCTACAAAAGACATCCAGAAGTCCATCTCTTTCGGTACAGCTAAAATCAACGTTAACACAGAAAACCAAATTGCATCTGCAAAAGCAGTTCGTGAAACTCTTGCTGCGAAGCCGGAAGAGTATGACCCACGTAAATATCTTGGACCAGCTCGCGATGCAATCAAGGAAACGGTAATCGGCAAAATGCGCGAATTTGGTTCTTCTAACAAAGCGTAATAACAATAAAATTCTGTTATAATAAAACCGCCTTACATCAAGGCGGTTTTTGTCCATTTATCCTTGTTTGAAAATTATGTCGACTGGAGGCGTTTACAAATGAAGTTTTTTATCGATACTGCAAATATGGAAGAAATTCGCGAGGCCTATACACTGGGGATTTTATCAGGGGTTACAACGAATCCTTCACTAGTAGCAAAAGAAAAGAATGTAAAGTTTGAAGACCGCTTAAAGGAAATCACTGAATTAGTTCCAGGCTCTGTCAGTGCAGAAGTCATCGCACTAGATGCAGAAGGTATGATCAAAGAGGGGAAAGAACTAGCTGCAATCGCTCCAAACATCACGATCAAAGTGCCAATGACCCCAGAAGGTTTGAAGGCCGTTTCTGTATTTTCAAAAGAGGGAATCAAAACGAACGTAACCCTTGTTTTCAGCGCAAATCAAGCATTGCTGGCAGCAAGAGCGGGCGCTACATATGTATCTCCATTCCTTGGCCGCCTGGATGACATCGACCATAACGGACTCGACTTGATTTCAACGATTGCCGAAATCTTCACCATCCACGGAATCGACACAGAAATCATCGCCGCATCCATCCGCCATCCACAGCACGTAACAGATGCAGCACTAAGAGGAGCACACATCTCAACCGTACCATACAAAGTCATCCAGCAAATGTTCAACCACCCGCTGACCGACAAAGGAATCGAAGCATTTTTGAAAGACTGGGAGTCTCGCGGACAATAATTTTTCCTTTTTAAAAAGGCGGGAAAGCAAAATAATGAATTAAGTCCAGTTGATTGGAGTGGAAGGCGCGCAGACTCCTCCGAAAATGCTAACGCATATCCATCGTGCGTGGGCGAAATCGAAGAAGTCTATTCAAAGTCCTGCGGGCTCAGCTCCAGCCCCGCGGAAAGCGAAGCGCCTGGAACGGAAATCAACGACCGATTTCGGAGAGTCATTTATTTAAAATGGTGGGTTTTAAGATTTCAGACACTCAGCCGAAAGTGGAGATTAACAATTGATTTGCACAGAGATGGTCTCGGCCAGCCGAAACCATTTTTCATTAGGAACTTTTACCCAATTTAATCTTTTTTGCATTTTATTACATGAAATTGGGAATATCGTGTAAACTAAAGGAATAGAAAACTCCCGGAATCTAAGTGTTTTTAATGGAAAAATATTCCTGTTGATTTCGGTAATTAAATCTAAGTAGAGCCTATATCGGTCTTAGCTGTAAATGTTTTATCTCCAGCTTGACCTTAATACATCACGGCTTAGAAGGGAGTCAAAAATGGAAAAGCTTAAGATTGCAGGCGGCTATCCTTTAAAAGGGACTGTTCGGGTCAGCGGTGCGAAAAACAGCGCAGTGACCTTGATCCCAGCAACGATTTTAGCAGAATCGCCTGTGACCATTGAAGGTTTGCCGGATATTTCCGATGTTCATATGCTCAAGGACTTGATGGAGGAGATCGGCGGTTCTGTTGAATTCTCGAACAATGAAATGACGGTAGATCCGTCTTCCATGATTTCCATGCCTTTGCCGAATGGAAAAGTGAAAAAGCTGCGAGCTTCATACTATTTGATGGGAGCTATGCTGGGCCGTTTCAAAAAGGCTGTCATCGGACTTCCGGGCGGCTGCCATTTGGGTCCATGGCCGATTGACCAGCATATAAAAGGATTCGAGGCGCTTGGTGCAAGCGTGACTAACGAACAGGGCGCGATTTACCTGCGTGCCGACGAGCTTCGCGGTGCAAGAATTTATCTTGACGTCGTTAGCGTTGGGGCAACAATTAACATCATGCTTGCTGCTGTCCGTGCAAAAGGGCGCACAATCATTGAAAATGCCGCAAAAGAGCCGGAAATCATTGATGTCGCCACTTTGCTTACCAATATGGGTGCGAAGATTAAAGGGGCAGGTACGGATGTCATCCGTATCGATGGTGTCGACGAGCTTCACGGATGCCGCCACACGATCATTCCTGACCGCATTGAAGCTGGGACATACCTGATTCTTGGAGCTGCCATTGGAGACGGAGTGACAATCGATAATGTCATCCCACAGCATATTGAATCGCTTGTGGCCAAGCTGAAGGAAATGGGCGCTAAAATTGAAGCCAGTGACGAGCAAATATATGTTGCGCCGTCTGAACAGTATAAAGCAGTCGATATTAAGACGCTTGTCTACCCTGGTTTCCCGACGGATTTGCAGCAGCCATTCACTGCACTTTTAACAAGAGCGGAAGGCTCAAGTGTCGTAACAGATACGATTTATGGCGCGCGCTTTAAGCATATTGATGAACTGAGAAGAATGAATGCCAACATCAAGGTCGAAGGCAGATCGGCGATTATTAGCGGTCCTGTCAAGCTGCAGGGAGCTAAGGTTAAGGCAAGTGACCTCCGCGCAGGAGCTGCACTTGTCATTGCTGGACTGATGGCGGAAGGTGTCACCGAAATTACTGGTGTCGACCATATTGACCGCGGTTACAGCCATATCGTTGAAAAGCTAAATGGACTCGGTGCCACAATTTGGCGTGAAGATATGACATCTGAAGAGCAAGAAGAAGTGAAAAAATCATAAAAAGTATAGTACAATAGAGCTGTACAATACAAATAGTGGTGCTAATGCTTATTTTTAAACAAAAAAGTATAACCTATTTAACTTTTAAGCCGCCAACTATGGCGGCATGAAAGTTTTGCTTCCTAAGTAGTTTCCGGATACACAATCAGCTAACGAGGAGAAAGTTGATTTATGTAAAAGGCTTCTTTGAAAGGGACGCATTTTCGGTAGGCATTAGCATCTTTCATGATTAGGGGATGATCATATGGAACGTAGCTTAACGATGGAGCTTGTCCGCGTGACAGAAGCGGCTGCGCTTGCTTCAGCCCGCTGGATGGGACGCGGTAAAAAGGATGAAGCTGACGATGCTGCAACGTCGGCAATGAGAGATGTGTTTGACACCATTCCGATGAAAGGCACAGTCGTAATCGGCGAAGGGGAAATGGACGAAGCACCGATGCTGTATATCGGTGAGAAGCTCGGGACAGGCTATGGCCCGCGTTTGGATGTTGCTGTCGACCCATTGGAAGGGACGAACATTGTAGCGTCAGGCGGCTGGAATGCTCTTGCAGTTCTTGCGGTGGCAGATAACGGAAACCTTCTTCACGCACCTGACATGTACATGGACAAACTTGCTGTCGGACCTGAAGCGGTAGGCATGGTCGATATCAATGCTTCCGTTCTTGATAATCTGAAGGCCGTGGCAAAAGCGAAGAACAAGGATATTGAAGATGTAGTGGCAACGGTATTGAATCGCCCGCGCCATGAACATATCATTGCCCAGCTTCGTGATGCCGGTGCAAGGATCAAATTGATCAATGACGGAGATGTAGCAGGCGCAATCAACACGGCGTTTGATACGACAGGCGTCGATATCCTGTTCGGTTCAGGCGGAGCACCTGAGGGAGTGATCGCAGCGGTAGCGCTGAAAAGCCTTGGCGGTGAAATCCAGGGTAAATTGCTTCCGCAAAATGATGCAGAGCTCGAGCGCTGCATAAAAATGGGCAT belongs to Mesobacillus subterraneus and includes:
- the fsa gene encoding fructose-6-phosphate aldolase, coding for MKFFIDTANMEEIREAYTLGILSGVTTNPSLVAKEKNVKFEDRLKEITELVPGSVSAEVIALDAEGMIKEGKELAAIAPNITIKVPMTPEGLKAVSVFSKEGIKTNVTLVFSANQALLAARAGATYVSPFLGRLDDIDHNGLDLISTIAEIFTIHGIDTEIIAASIRHPQHVTDAALRGAHISTVPYKVIQQMFNHPLTDKGIEAFLKDWESRGQ
- a CDS encoding CTP synthase gives rise to the protein MAKYIFVTGGVVSSLGKGITAASLGRLLKNRGMNVTIQKFDPYINVDPGTMSPYQHGEVFVTDDGAETDLDLDHYERFIDINLNKYSNVTTGKIYSTVLKKERRGDYLGGTVQVIPHITNEIKDRVFRAGKETGADVVITEIGGTVGDIESLPFLEAIRQIKNDVGRDNVMYVHCTLVPYIKAAGEMKTKPTQHSVKELRSLGIQPNIIVLRTEMPISQDMKDKIALFCDIDKEAVIEAADADTLYSIPLALQDQKMDQLVCDHFKLDCGEADMTEWNALVEKVTHLSGKTRIALVGKYVELQDAYISVVESLKHAGYAFDSDIEIKWVNSEEVTEENVVELLNDVDGILVPGGFGDRGIEGKILATKYARENKVPFFGICLGMQLASVEFARHVLGLKDAHSAEIMPSTPYPIIDLLPEQKDIEDLGGTLRLGLYPCKLGEDTKAFAAYNDDLIYERHRHRYEFNNEYRQAMEKEGFIFSGTSPDGRLVEIIELKDHPWFLASQFHPEFTSRPTRPQPLFRDFIEASIKSNK
- a CDS encoding class II fructose-bisphosphate aldolase, giving the protein MPLVSMTEMLKKANAEGYAVGQFNLNNLEFTQAILQAAEAEKSPVILGVSEGAARYMGGFKTVVKMVEGLMEDYKTTVPVAIHLDHGSSFDKCKEAIDAGFTSVMIDASHGPFEENVEITSKVVEYAHSKGVSVEAELGVVGGQEDDVVADGVIYADPKECEELVQRTGIDCLAPALGSVHGPYKGEPNLGFKEMEEINKTAGVPLVLHGGTGIPTKDIQKSISFGTAKINVNTENQIASAKAVRETLAAKPEEYDPRKYLGPARDAIKETVIGKMREFGSSNKA
- a CDS encoding DUF2529 domain-containing protein, with product MLKMFSTQLTGLFNRLQEKEEFSIEDGARLLAQAAAGEGTVYILGTKEMQAVALEAIYGEEPLQSAAILTENVELEAADRVLLVSRYADDEEAVKAARNLLEKGIPFVVISTVRGENENTGLDTMADVHIDLKVKKGLLPDELGNRVGYPTSIVALYIYFGLKFTIQEILEEY
- the rpoE gene encoding DNA-directed RNA polymerase subunit delta; this translates as MRKLSLNQYSKEELQEMSMIEVAFEILKEKKQAVTFQDLMAEIKKVMKLDEAEVTEKMVQFYTDINIDGRFMSQGEGRWGLRVWYPVDQIEEDNVTTVKPKKKKAKKAVDEDDLDLDEFDEIDEEDLDFDDDIEEFDEDDDDDLDDDDDDEDFDEDLEDTDDFDDDDELLEDEEGPLEEEDEEEDEEL
- a CDS encoding response regulator, with amino-acid sequence MKEKILIVDDQFGIRILLNEVLQKEGYQTYQAANGVQALDLVKKHPPDLVLLDMKIPGMDGIEILKRMKVIDPDIRVIIMTAYGELDMIQEAMDLGALTHFAKPFDIDDIRAAVKKYSQTVS
- the glpX gene encoding class II fructose-bisphosphatase, producing MERSLTMELVRVTEAAALASARWMGRGKKDEADDAATSAMRDVFDTIPMKGTVVIGEGEMDEAPMLYIGEKLGTGYGPRLDVAVDPLEGTNIVASGGWNALAVLAVADNGNLLHAPDMYMDKLAVGPEAVGMVDINASVLDNLKAVAKAKNKDIEDVVATVLNRPRHEHIIAQLRDAGARIKLINDGDVAGAINTAFDTTGVDILFGSGGAPEGVIAAVALKSLGGEIQGKLLPQNDAELERCIKMGIDVNKVLLMEDFVRGDDAIFAATGVTDGELLKGVQFKGSYGSTHSVVMRAKSGTVRFIEGQHSLKKKPHLVMK
- a CDS encoding UDP-N-acetylglucosamine 1-carboxyvinyltransferase; translated protein: MEKLKIAGGYPLKGTVRVSGAKNSAVTLIPATILAESPVTIEGLPDISDVHMLKDLMEEIGGSVEFSNNEMTVDPSSMISMPLPNGKVKKLRASYYLMGAMLGRFKKAVIGLPGGCHLGPWPIDQHIKGFEALGASVTNEQGAIYLRADELRGARIYLDVVSVGATINIMLAAVRAKGRTIIENAAKEPEIIDVATLLTNMGAKIKGAGTDVIRIDGVDELHGCRHTIIPDRIEAGTYLILGAAIGDGVTIDNVIPQHIESLVAKLKEMGAKIEASDEQIYVAPSEQYKAVDIKTLVYPGFPTDLQQPFTALLTRAEGSSVVTDTIYGARFKHIDELRRMNANIKVEGRSAIISGPVKLQGAKVKASDLRAGAALVIAGLMAEGVTEITGVDHIDRGYSHIVEKLNGLGATIWREDMTSEEQEEVKKS